The following are from one region of the Quercus robur chromosome 1, dhQueRobu3.1, whole genome shotgun sequence genome:
- the LOC126688643 gene encoding centromere/kinetochore protein zw10 homolog: protein MEALFDSINVRDLLSARDLSDPSSPLSAPDLRLLTQRLESHSLQIKSKVQSYILSHHEHFANLFSLCTDAVSQSDSISANVADLLRFISSDRPVDVEIRDLIDEVNAKVKESRTQRELLDLVRAIAEINDRFEGVREALRNGRFRFAAEDLTLLKKALHVDDDDADVADQTQNQPLVYALLKKEWSDCFEEIQEVLVKFMENGVRFELETRRLRVQYRLSHDGIKGIELRTVFEAMDVVGILDYGLAKVADLIIKHVITPVVKRGSPISFVEEVNQDSKEMTEAILKIVPSIDPKIENVEGEAIYSGIIQVVKFIYKFICFENGSWIHSFGRLTWPRIAEMIISNFLSKVVPKDASKLADFQKIIECTSQFETGLKEMLFISASDNKDERLSNFAENVEVHFASRKKAEILAKARKLLLHCDFDVPQEYTRKGPMLKKDGMAVNSYEQVVDLLFLSESCVVSKAVSQLMELVHQTLKDVCLSSTRVALEFYHAARDAMLLYEVVMPVKLERQLDGINQVAVLMHNDCIYLSQEILGLAFEYRSDFPNSLKEHAIFVDMAPRFQLMAEEILQMQIQLIIYNLKEAVDGADGFQNTYQKQQFELAKFSIDQVIFILEKVHIIWEPLLLPSTYKRSMCMVLETVFSRITKDILLLDDMAADETLQLQRLIHLMLENLSSLFESLRSVSQKRPQEDSTASLDHLIPSLCKIRKLAELLDLPLKSITTDWESGELLNCGFTLSEVEYFIKAIFTDSPLRKECLWRIENSCFESSNQFS from the exons ATGGAGGCACTCTTCGACTCAATCAATGTCCGCGATCTCCTCTCTGCCCGCGACCTCAGCGACCCATCGTCCCCGCTATCCGCACCGGATCTGCGTCTCCTCACCCAGCGTCTCGAATCCCACTCTCTCCAAATCAAATCCAAGGTCCAATCCTACATCCTCTCCCACCACGAACACTTCGCCAACCTCTTCTCCCTCTGCACCGACGCCGTTTCCCAGTCCGATTCCATCTCCGCCAACGTCGCCGATCTCTTGCGTTTTATCTCATCCGACCGTCCCGTCGATGTTGAGATTCGCGACCTCATCGACGAGGTCAATGCCAAGGTGAAGGAATCGAGGACACAGAGGGAATTGCTGGATTTGGTGAGGGCAATTGCGGAAATTAACGACAGGTTTGAGGGAGTGAGGGAGGCATTGAGGAATGGACGGTTTAGATTCGCCGCTGAGGATCTAACGCTGTTGAAGAAAGCCTTgcatgttgatgatgatgatgctgacgtggctgacCAGACTCAAAATCAGCCTCTGGTGTACGCACTGTTGAAGAAGGAATGGTCCGATTGCTTTGAAGAG ATTCAAGAGGTGCTAGTAAAATTCATGGAAAATGGGGTGCGTTTTGAGCTGGAGACTAGAAGACTTCGCGTCCAATATCGGTTGAGTCATGATGGAATCAAGGGGATTGAGCTCCGAACAGTTTTCGAGGCCATGGAT GTGGTTGGAATTTTGGATTATGGACTCGCTAAAGTAGCAGATTTGATAATCAAGCATGTCATAACTCCCGTGGTAAAACGCGGATCACCTATTTCATTTGTGGAGGAGGTAAATCAAGACTCCAAAGAAATGACCGAAGCAATATTGAAGATAGTACCATCAATTGATCCTAAG ATTGAAAATGTTGAAGGTGAGGCAATCTATTCAGGGATTATTCAGGTCGTTAAGTTTATCTACAAATTCATATGCTTCGAAAATGGTTCTTGGATTCATTCTTTTGGAAGATTGACGTGGCCAAGGATAGCAGAGATGATTATTTCTAACTTTCTTTCCAAG GTTGTACCTAAGGATGCTTCAAAGCTTGCCGACTTTCAGAAGATTATCGAATGTACATCTCAGTTTGAGACTGGTTTAAAGGAAATGTTATTTATTTCAGCATCTGATAACAAGGATGAAAGACTGAGCAACTTCGCTGAAAATGTTGAGGTTCATTTTGCATCTAGGAAAAAGGCAGAAATCCTGGCAAAGGCTAGAAAATTGCTTCTACATTGTGACTTTGACGTTCCTCAA GAGTACACAAGGAAAGGTCCTATGTTGAAGAAGGATGGAATGGCTGTAAATTCTTATGAACAAGTTGTAGATTTGCTTTTTTTGTCTGAGAGTTGTGTGGTGTCTAAAGCTGTGAGTCAATTAATGGAGCTAGTGCATCAGACACTGAAG GATGTTTGCCTGTCATCCACTAGAGTTGCTCTAGAATTCTATCATGCTGCTAGGGATGCTATGCTTCTCTATGAAGTTGTCATGCCTGTCAAG CTGGAAAGGCAGCTTGATGGCATCAATCAGGTTGCTGTTCTCATGCACAATGACTGTATTTATCTATCTCAAGAGATACTTGGGCTTGCATTTGAG TATCGCTCAGACTTTCCAAATTCCCTTAAGGAACATGCCATATTTGTTGATATGGCTCCAAGGTTTCAGCTTATGGCAGAAGAAATACTGCAGATGCAAATTcaacttattatatataatttaaaagag gCTGTAGATGGTGCTGATGGTTTCCAGAATACCTATCAGAAGCAACAATTTGAATTAGCAAAGTTTAGTATAGATCAG GTAATTTTTATTCTGGAGAAAGTTCATATCATATGGGAGCCACTCTTGCTGCCTTCAACTTACAAGAGAAGCATGTGTATGGTTTTAGAAACAGTTTTTTCTAGAATCACGAAAGATATACTCCTTTTAGATGATATGGCAGCAGATGAAACATTACAG CTTCAAAGACTGATTCATCTGATGTTGGAAAATCTATCTTCTTTGTTTGAATCCCTGAGATCTGTCAGCCAAAAGAGGCCACAAGAGGACTCTACAGCCTCTCTTGATCATCTAATACCATCTTTATGTAAAATCCGTAAACTGGCAG AATTATTAGATTTGCCTCTGAAATCCATTACAACTGATTGGGAAAGTGGAGAGCTGCTCAATTGTGGTTTCACACTATCAGAG GTGGAATATTTCATCAAAGCCATATTTACAGACTCGCCTTTAAGAAAAGAATGCTTATGGAGGATAGAAAATTCCTGTTTTGAAAGCTCCAATCAATTTTCCTGA
- the LOC126714177 gene encoding UDP-glycosyltransferase 71K1-like produces the protein MKKAELIFIPVPGISHLVSTLEFAKRLIDHDDRLFITILSMKFPFNTATTDAYTRSVAASQPRIQIIEVDRPPLSDDASTSSENFFALFIEKNIPNVKNIVTDIIVSSNSNNSGSSQVVGLVLDFFCLSMIDVGRELSVPSYLFLTTNAGFLGLMLYLPTRHNQIGTEFTKSDPESLIPGIFIPVPSSVLPLVLFKKYNGYTAYMKLAQRFRETKGIIVNTFTELEQYALDSFLDDGQTPPVYPIGPVLDLKGQHNPALNWAQRDSIMKWLDAQPPLSVVFLCFGSMGSFGSTQVKEMALGLESSGHRFLWSLRTSTSMPEGFLDRIKGKGMICRGWAPQVEVLAHKAIGGFVSHCGWNSILESLWHGVPILTLPIFAEQQLNAFRMVKELGLAVELGLDYRNGRDLVTADEIKRAVRRVMSDNEVRKKVKEMGDMARKAVMDGGSSFRSFGQLIKDMIGSN, from the coding sequence atgaagaaagcagAGCTGATCTTCATCCCAGTGCCAGGAATTAGTCACCTGGTGTCGACCCTTGAATTTGCAAAACGTTTAATTGATCATGATGATAGACTTTTCATCACAATCCTTTCCATGAAGTTCCCCTTTAATACTGCGACTACAGATGCATACACCAGATCAGTCGCTGCTTCACAACCTCGAATACAAATCATAGAAGTAGACCGTCCTCCATTATCAGACGATGCATCCACCTCATCTGAAAACTTCTTCGCTCTCTTCATAGAAAAAAACATACCCAACGTCAAAAATATTGTGACAGACATTATTGTATCCTCAAATTCTAACAACTCAGGGTCATCCCAAGTTGTCGGTTTGGTTCTTGACTTTTTCTGCTTGTCCATGATTGATGTGGGCAGAGAACTCAGTGTCCCAtcttatttgttcttaacaACCAACGCAGGATTTCTTGGTCTTATGCTCTATCTTCCAACTCGTCATAACCAAATAGGCACTGAATTTACGAAGTCAGATCCTGAGTCGTTAATCCCAGGCATTTTCATCCCAGTACCTTCAAGTGTTCTGCCTTTAGTTCTGTTTAAAAAGTATAATGGCTATACTGCTTATATGAAGCTAGCTCAAAGGTTCAGAGAAACGAAGGGAATTATAGTGAATACCTTCACAGAGTTGGAGCAATATGCTCTTGATTCATTTTTGGACGATGGCCAAACCCCTCCAGTCTACCCCATTGGACCGGTGCTTGATCTCAAGGGTCAGCATAACCCTGCTCTGAATTGGGCTCAGCGGGACAGCATCATGAAATGGCTTGATGCCCAACCTCCATTATCAGTGGTGTTTCTATGCTTTGGAAGCATGGGGAGCTTTGGTTCAACCCAAGTGAAAGAGATGGCTCTTGGACTTGAGAGCAGTGGGCATAGATTCTTGTGGTCCTTAAGGACATCCACCTCCATGCCAGAAGGTTTCTTGGATCGGATCAAAGGGAAGGGGATGATATGTAGAGGGTGGGCACCACAGGTGGAGGTCTTGGCTCATAAAGCAATAGGAGGGTTTGTGTCTCATTGTGGATGGAACTCCATATTGGAGAGTTTGTGGCATGGTGTGCCTATTCTAACATTGCCTATATTTGCTGAGCAACAGCTCAATGCATTTAGGATGGTGAAGGAGTTGGGGTTAGCAGTGGAGTTGGGGTTGGATTATAGGAATGGTCGTGATCTTGTGACGGCTGATGAGATTAAGAGAGCTGTAAGACGTGTGATGAGTGATAATGAGGTTAGGAAGAAGGTGAAAGAGATGGGAGACATGGCCAGAAAAGCAGTGATGGATGGTGGATCTTCGTTCAGATCTTTTGGACAACTAATTAAGGATATGATAGGCAGCAATTGA
- the LOC126688652 gene encoding UDP-glycosyltransferase 71K1-like gives MKKAELIVIPAPGIGHLVSTLEFAKRLIDRDDRLFITILSMKFDFSLYPFSDAYTKSLTATQPRIQLIHLPQVNPPPSELLKSRLNYISVYIENNIPNVKDTVTNIVSSNSNSDSSRVVVGLILDFVCTSMIDVGRELNLPSYLFFTSNAGFLAFMLYLPIRHNQIGNEFSESDPELLIPGILNPLPTGVLPAAVLDKDGGYTAYMKFAQRFRDTKGIIVNTLKELEQYAIDSFSDGQTPPFYTVGPVLGLKGPPNPALDEAERDTIMKWLDDQPPLSVVFLCFGSMGRFGGTQVKEMALGLERSGRRFLWCLRSPTSNDVLPEGFLDQIKGKGMICSGWAPQVEILAHKAIGGFVSHCGWNSILESLWYGVPIVTWPIYAEQQLNAFRMVKEMGLAVELRLDYKSGGDLVMADEIERAVRHVMDDSEVRKKVKEMGEIARKALMDGGSSFNSIGQLLEDMIGST, from the coding sequence ATGAAGAAAGCAGAGCTGATCGTCATTCCAGCCCCAGGAATTGGTCACTTGGTGTCGACACTTGAATTTGCAAAGCGCCTAATTGATCGAGATGATCGACTTTTCATCACTATTCTCTCCATGAAGTTCGACTTTTCCCTTTATCCCTTTTCAGATGCATACACCAAATCCCTCACTGCGACACAACCTCGAATCCAACTCATACATCTCCCTCAAGTCAACCCACCTCCATCGGAGCTTTTGAAATCACGTTTAAACTATATATCCGTCTACATAGAAAATAACATTCCTAATGTCAAAGATACTGTCACAAATATTGTCTCCTCCAACTCTAACTCAGATTCATCCCGAGTTGTTGTTGGGTTAATTCTTGATTTCGTTTGCACGTCCATGATTGATGTGGGCAGAGAACTTAATCTCCCATCTTATTTGTTCTTCACTTCTAACGCAGGATTTCTTGCTTTTATGCTCTACCTTCCAATTCGTCATAACCAAATTGGCAATGAATTTAGTGAGTCAGATCCTGAATTGTTAATCCCAGGGATACTCAACCCATTACCTACAGGTGTTCTGCCTGCAGCTGTGCTCGACAAAGATGGTGGCTACACAGCTTATATGAAGTTTGCTCAAAGGTTCAGGGACACCAAGGGAATTATAGTAAATACGCTCAAAGAATTGGAGCAATATGCTATTGATTCATTTTCAGATGGTCAAACCCCTCCATTCTACACGGTTGGACCAGTGCTTGGCCTCAAGGGTCCACCTAATCCTGCTTTGGATGAGGCCGAGCGTGACACCATCATGAAATGGCTTGATGATCAGCCTCCATTATCCGTGGTGTTTCTATGCTTTGGAAGCATGGGGAGGTTTGGTGGAACCCAAGTGAAAGAGATGGCTCTTGGGCTAGAGCGTAGTGGGCGTAGGTTCTTGTGGTGCTTGAGGTCACCCACTTCCAATGATGTCTTGCCAGAAGGTTTCTTGGATCAGATCAAAGGGAAGGGGATGATATGTAGTGGATGGGCACCACAGGTGGAGATTTTGGCTCACAAAGCAATAGGAGGGTTTGTTTCTCATTGTGGATGGAACTCCATATTGGAGAGTTTGTGGTATGGTGTGCCTATTGTAACATGGCCTATATATGCTGAGCAACAGCTTAATGCATTTAGGATGGTGAAGGAGATGGGGTTAGCTGTGGAGCTGAGGTTGGATTATAAGAGTGGTGGTGATCTTGTGATGGCTGATGAGATAGAGAGAGCTGTAAGACATGTGATGGACGATAGTGAGGTTAGGAAGAAGGTGAAGGAGATGGGAGAGATAGCCAGAAAAGCTTTGATGGATGGTGGATCTTCGTTCAACTCTATTGGACAACTTCTTGAGGATATGATAGGTAGCACTtga
- the LOC126688657 gene encoding protein FAR1-RELATED SEQUENCE 5-like has protein sequence MAGIAGIHEFLDGDGGFDDEIVENSGECDEATEDGLLQHCNLNNVVNDHLGMIERSEEGLSAEILEPCIGMTFSSLDGARDFYYDYAKRMGFTIRTNRIRHSLKNMAIIGRDFVCSREGFRAAKHTLRNDRVLPPRPITREGCKAMIRLAARDGSIWVVTKFVREHNHKLMTHCNFPGELPIVNILSEEEKDKKIKDLYDELQYERERTATYRQQLCVILKDLEEHAQFMTLRVEDIVNSMKEIELGDL, from the exons ATGGCGGGCATTGCGGGTATACATGAGTTTCTAGATGGTGATGGTGGTTTCGATGATGAAATTGTAGAAAACTCTGGTGAATGTGACGAAGCCACAGAAGACGGGCTGTTGCAGCattgtaatttaaataatgttgTGAATGATCACCTAGGTATGATAGAACGGTCAGAAGAGGGTTTAAGTGCGGAAATTTTGGAACCATGTATTGGGATGACTTTTTCTTCGTTAGATGGTGCAAGGGATTTCTATTATGATTATGCTAAGCGTATGGGTTTCACCATAAGAACAAATCGGATTAGACACTCGCTAAAGAACATGGCTATAATAGGGAGGGACTTTGTTTGCTCGAGAGAAGGTTTCCGTGCTGCAAAACATACACTTAGAAACGACAGGGTTCTTCCTCCACGACCAATTACGAGAGAAGGGTGCAAAGCAATGATCAGGTTGGCAGCAAGGGATGGCAGTATATGGGTCGTTACCAAATTTGTCCGAGAGCACAACCACAAGCTAATGACTCATTGTAACTTTCCTGGTGAACTGCCAATTGTCAATATACTTAGTGAG gaaGAGAAGGATAAGAAGATCAAGGATCTATATGATGAGCTTCAGTATGAAAGAGAACGGACTGCAACATACAGACAACAGCTATGCGTGATTCTCAAAGATCTTGAGGAGCATGCTCAATTCATGACCTTAAGAGTTGAAGACATTGTTAATAGCATGAAAGAAATTGAACTTGGTGATCTATAA